One segment of Synechococcus sp. MU1617 DNA contains the following:
- a CDS encoding alpha/beta fold hydrolase translates to MGPSNNLWSWNERSIGWSLMGDPKAEAAVLLIHGFGANTNHWRFNQPVLAKQAPTYAIDLLGFGRSDQPRARLKDEPVESDAVHYGFDLWGQQVADFCAEVVQRPVLLVGNSIGGVVALRAAQLLEESCRGVVLIDCAQRLMDDKQLATQPAWMGWTRPLLKKMVRQRWLSTALFRNAARPGVIRSVLKQAYPSGHNIDDELVDLLFQPTQRAGAAEAFRGFINLFDDYLAPQLMEDLAVPVDLIWGEKDPWEPLPEAQHWSKTIQCVRSLVVISEAGHCPHDEAPRATNKALLRTLMTPMPPQTTS, encoded by the coding sequence GTGGGCCCGAGCAACAACCTCTGGAGCTGGAACGAGCGATCCATTGGCTGGAGCCTAATGGGGGATCCCAAGGCAGAAGCGGCAGTGCTGCTGATCCATGGCTTCGGGGCCAACACCAACCACTGGCGGTTCAACCAACCAGTACTGGCCAAACAGGCGCCGACCTATGCCATCGATCTACTCGGCTTCGGGCGCAGTGATCAGCCGCGGGCCCGCTTGAAGGATGAGCCCGTCGAATCAGATGCCGTGCATTACGGCTTTGATCTCTGGGGTCAGCAGGTGGCTGACTTCTGCGCTGAAGTAGTGCAACGACCCGTGCTGCTGGTGGGCAACTCGATCGGTGGAGTTGTGGCCCTACGAGCCGCACAACTGTTGGAAGAGAGCTGCCGTGGCGTGGTGCTGATCGACTGCGCCCAGCGCCTGATGGATGACAAACAGCTGGCCACTCAACCGGCCTGGATGGGCTGGACCCGGCCGCTGCTGAAAAAGATGGTTCGGCAGCGATGGTTGAGCACGGCGTTATTCCGCAATGCCGCCCGCCCCGGCGTAATCCGCAGCGTGCTGAAGCAGGCCTACCCCAGCGGCCACAACATCGACGACGAGCTGGTGGATCTACTGTTCCAACCCACCCAACGCGCAGGTGCCGCGGAAGCTTTCCGTGGCTTCATCAACCTTTTTGACGACTATCTCGCCCCTCAACTGATGGAGGACTTGGCTGTTCCCGTAGATCTGATCTGGGGAGAGAAGGATCCCTGGGAGCCTTTGCCAGAAGCTCAACATTGGAGCAAAACCATCCAATGCGTGCGCTCGCTCGTGGTGATTTCTGAGGCCGGGCACTGTCCCCATGACGAGGCACCGAGAGCCACTAACAAGGCCTTGCTCAGAACACTGATGACTCCAATGCCTCCACAGACGACGTCATGA
- a CDS encoding MoxR family ATPase encodes MAQRWLSDLSTWSSAWRDPLAAPELLPLIEAVGRVLLGKDHQVRLAISCLLAGGHLLIEDRPGMGKSTLAEALARVFALAFKRVSFTSDLLPADLTGLNVFHPAEASFRFQPGPLFTQVLLADEINRASPRTQSALLEAMAAGRVSVDGVSHGLPKPFFVIATQNSLDQVGTSPLPEAQLDRFLMRLSLGFPDRASERALLCAGFDSTFDSSLPRLAPEALQQLQQRCSAQHCSELLIDYVLDLVEVSRQRHPGLSPRASQGLLAAARAWSLLDGRDHVVIDDVQSVLPAVVEHRLDAGCPARHGAPHSEALLQAVPALR; translated from the coding sequence TTGGCCCAGCGTTGGCTCAGTGACCTGTCAACTTGGAGCAGTGCTTGGCGTGATCCCTTGGCTGCACCGGAGCTGTTGCCCTTGATCGAGGCTGTCGGCCGGGTGCTGCTGGGGAAGGACCATCAGGTGCGCCTGGCCATCAGTTGTTTGCTGGCCGGTGGTCATCTGCTGATCGAAGACCGCCCGGGGATGGGGAAATCGACCCTGGCTGAAGCGTTGGCCAGGGTTTTTGCTCTCGCCTTCAAGCGTGTGAGCTTCACCAGTGATCTGTTGCCGGCAGACCTCACGGGCTTGAACGTGTTCCATCCGGCGGAGGCCAGCTTCCGCTTTCAGCCCGGCCCGCTCTTCACGCAGGTGTTGCTGGCCGATGAGATCAATCGCGCCAGTCCCCGCACCCAGAGCGCCCTGCTGGAGGCCATGGCCGCTGGTCGCGTCAGCGTCGATGGTGTCAGCCATGGCTTGCCCAAGCCGTTTTTTGTGATCGCGACCCAGAACAGCCTCGATCAGGTGGGCACAAGCCCCTTGCCTGAGGCCCAGCTGGATCGTTTTCTGATGCGCTTGAGTCTGGGTTTTCCCGATCGCGCGTCTGAGCGGGCGTTGCTTTGCGCTGGGTTTGATTCAACCTTCGACAGCTCACTGCCTCGGCTGGCTCCGGAGGCCCTGCAGCAGTTGCAGCAGCGTTGTTCTGCCCAGCACTGCTCTGAGCTTCTGATCGATTACGTCCTTGATCTGGTGGAGGTCAGTCGTCAGCGGCATCCCGGTCTCTCTCCGCGGGCCAGTCAGGGCCTCCTTGCAGCTGCCCGCGCCTGGTCGCTGCTCGACGGACGCGATCATGTGGTGATTGACGATGTTCAGTCCGTGTTGCCGGCCGTGGTGGAGCATCGACTGGATGCCGGTTGTCCTGCCCGTCATGGCGCACCGCACAGTGAAGCCCTTCTTCAAGCCGTCCCGGCCTTGCGCTGA